From a region of the Fischerella sp. JS2 genome:
- the devC gene encoding ABC transporter permease DevC yields MLPKFLRRIPLAWLQLKKEKTRLAVALAGIAFADMLMFVQLGLLDALFDSATKPHQNLQADLVLINPQFQTLFYVKSFPRERLQQTLAYEGVKSIRPLYADIAQWRNPENRLSRGILVWGIDPANPPFDLPEVDQYLDQLKLLDRVLFDHASRPEYGPIPDLVKQHSSVEVEVNQQTVQTVGLFQLGASFGADGNIVVSDSTFLKLFPNYQPNQIAVGLINLESGANVEKVRSQLQASLPNDVKVVTTQEFAQIEINYWGNQGIGFIFGMGVAVGFIVGIVIVYQILYSDVSDHLPEYATLKAMGYSDRYLMTMLMQEALLLAALGFIPGLALSIGLYQITYAATLLPIAMKLNRAIFVLSLTIIMCSVSGAIAMRKLRAADPADMF; encoded by the coding sequence ATGCTTCCTAAATTCCTTCGCCGCATTCCCTTGGCATGGCTGCAATTAAAAAAAGAAAAAACACGCTTAGCAGTAGCCCTTGCAGGCATAGCCTTTGCCGATATGCTGATGTTTGTACAACTGGGACTTTTAGATGCCCTCTTTGATAGTGCCACAAAGCCTCACCAAAATTTACAGGCAGACTTAGTTTTAATAAATCCCCAGTTTCAAACATTGTTCTACGTCAAAAGCTTTCCAAGAGAAAGATTACAGCAAACCTTAGCTTATGAAGGAGTAAAATCTATTCGCCCCTTATATGCTGATATTGCCCAATGGCGCAACCCAGAAAATCGGTTGAGTCGGGGGATTTTGGTATGGGGAATTGATCCAGCCAACCCACCCTTTGATCTACCTGAGGTAGACCAGTATCTAGATCAACTGAAACTACTAGATCGGGTATTATTTGATCATGCTTCTCGCCCAGAATACGGTCCCATCCCAGATTTAGTAAAACAGCATAGTAGCGTAGAAGTAGAGGTGAATCAGCAAACAGTACAAACAGTAGGTTTATTTCAGCTAGGCGCTTCCTTTGGTGCTGACGGTAATATAGTGGTCAGTGATTCTACGTTTCTCAAACTTTTTCCTAACTACCAGCCCAATCAAATAGCAGTTGGACTAATTAACCTTGAATCTGGTGCAAATGTAGAAAAAGTGCGATCGCAACTCCAAGCAAGTTTACCAAACGATGTCAAAGTAGTGACTACCCAAGAATTTGCCCAGATAGAAATTAATTATTGGGGAAATCAGGGAATCGGATTTATTTTTGGTATGGGAGTAGCAGTAGGGTTCATCGTCGGGATTGTAATTGTTTACCAAATTCTCTACTCTGATGTTTCCGATCACCTGCCAGAGTATGCCACCCTGAAAGCAATGGGATATAGCGATCGCTATCTCATGACCATGTTAATGCAAGAAGCTTTATTATTAGCAGCATTAGGATTTATACCCGGATTAGCACTTTCGATAGGACTCTATCAGATCACCTACGCTGCAACTTTACTTCCCATTGCCATGAAACTCAACCGCGCCATATTTGTGCTGTCCCTAACAATAATTATGTGCAGTGTTTCCGGTGCAATTGCTATGCGAAAACTCCGCGCCGCCGATCCCGCAGATATGTTTTAA
- the glcD gene encoding glycolate oxidase subunit GlcD, with the protein MLTQDKQQRNWQPIIKEFEAAVGKNGVVQRREELITYECDGLTSYRQRPAVAVLPRTTQQVAAVVKICNKYAVPFIARGSGTGLSGGALPIENSVLIVTSLMRQILDVDLENQLVVVQPGVINNWVTQTVSGAGFYYAPDPSSQIICSIGGNVAENSGGVHCLKYGVTTNHVLGLKIVTPEGEILDLGGEIPEMPGYDLTGIFVGSEGTLGIATEITLRILKSAESICVLLADFTSIEAAGASVSDIISAGIIPGGMEIMDNLSINAVEDVTALNVYPRDATAILLVEIDGLAVEVAANKQKVAEICKQNGARHVTSANDPEQRLKLWKGRKAAFAAAGHLSPDYYVQDGVIPRTQLAYVLQEIEALSQKYGYKIANVFHAGDGNLHPLILFDNSVPGALEIVEEVGGEILKLCVRVGGSISGEHGIGADKKCYMPQMFTEADLETMQWIRQVFNPQGLANPEKIFPTPRTCGEAAKAMDESGKKFKAIEGMERF; encoded by the coding sequence ATGCTCACCCAAGACAAACAACAACGCAACTGGCAACCCATCATCAAAGAATTTGAAGCAGCAGTTGGTAAAAATGGTGTAGTCCAACGCCGCGAAGAACTGATCACCTATGAATGCGATGGACTGACTAGCTATCGCCAACGCCCGGCGGTGGCGGTGCTACCGAGAACTACTCAACAGGTGGCGGCGGTAGTAAAGATATGCAATAAATATGCTGTTCCCTTTATTGCCCGTGGTTCTGGTACTGGTTTATCAGGTGGGGCTTTGCCCATTGAAAATAGTGTTTTGATTGTCACGTCTTTGATGCGGCAAATACTTGATGTAGATTTAGAGAATCAGCTTGTTGTTGTCCAACCAGGGGTGATTAATAACTGGGTAACACAAACAGTAAGTGGTGCTGGTTTTTACTATGCTCCTGATCCCTCTAGTCAAATTATCTGCTCGATTGGTGGTAACGTTGCGGAAAACTCTGGGGGTGTGCATTGTCTCAAGTATGGTGTGACAACCAACCACGTTTTGGGGTTAAAAATAGTCACTCCTGAAGGCGAAATTTTAGATTTAGGTGGAGAAATCCCCGAAATGCCTGGTTATGATTTAACGGGTATATTTGTTGGTTCGGAAGGAACCTTAGGTATCGCTACAGAAATTACGCTGCGAATCCTCAAAAGTGCAGAATCAATCTGTGTTTTACTAGCAGATTTTACGAGTATTGAAGCGGCGGGGGCGAGTGTTTCTGACATCATCAGTGCGGGGATTATTCCTGGTGGGATGGAAATTATGGATAACCTCAGCATCAATGCGGTGGAAGATGTGACAGCATTAAATGTTTATCCTCGTGATGCAACAGCAATTTTGTTAGTAGAAATCGATGGTTTGGCAGTAGAAGTGGCAGCAAATAAACAAAAAGTTGCGGAAATTTGTAAACAAAATGGTGCGCGTCATGTTACTTCTGCTAATGATCCAGAACAGCGCCTCAAGTTATGGAAAGGACGTAAAGCCGCGTTTGCTGCTGCTGGACATTTGAGTCCAGATTATTATGTGCAGGATGGGGTAATTCCCCGGACTCAATTAGCTTATGTGTTACAAGAAATTGAGGCATTGAGTCAAAAATATGGTTATAAAATAGCGAATGTATTTCACGCTGGGGATGGCAATCTTCATCCACTGATTCTTTTTGATAATTCTGTTCCTGGTGCATTAGAAATAGTGGAAGAAGTGGGAGGAGAAATTCTGAAGTTATGTGTGAGAGTTGGCGGTAGTATTTCTGGTGAACATGGCATTGGTGCAGATAAAAAATGTTATATGCCACAGATGTTTACGGAAGCTGATTTAGAAACTATGCAATGGATACGGCAAGTTTTTAATCCTCAAGGTTTAGCGAATCCAGAGAAGATTTTCCCAACGCCGCGCACCTGTGGAGAAGCTGCAAAGGCTATGGATGAGAGTGGTAAGAAGTTTAAGGCAATAGAAGGGATGGAACGTTTTTAA
- a CDS encoding DUF1349 domain-containing protein, with protein MKWYNEPPVWEQQEGIITVTAGAKTDFWRRTQYCIRDNGNFYYQEVTGDFTAQVKIIGNYQNSCDHAGLMIRIDEKTWLKSSIEFVSDLHYVSAIVTHNDSNWSILPLAQNPDCLWLRLQRRGDTVEILYSLNSTDYIKLEVAYLTQQPTVQVGLVCACPQSDGFQVTFEDFQIQTHSH; from the coding sequence ATGAAATGGTATAATGAACCACCAGTGTGGGAGCAACAAGAGGGCATTATTACTGTTACTGCTGGTGCAAAAACAGATTTTTGGCGTAGAACTCAGTATTGTATCCGTGACAACGGCAATTTTTATTATCAAGAAGTTACAGGGGACTTTACTGCTCAAGTCAAAATTATCGGCAATTATCAAAACTCATGCGATCACGCAGGATTGATGATTCGCATAGATGAAAAAACTTGGCTTAAATCCAGCATTGAATTTGTCAGCGATTTACATTACGTCAGCGCTATTGTCACTCACAACGACTCCAACTGGTCAATTTTACCATTAGCACAGAATCCTGATTGCTTATGGTTGCGATTGCAGCGCCGAGGCGACACCGTAGAAATACTATATTCACTTAATAGCACAGATTACATTAAACTAGAGGTGGCATACTTAACTCAGCAACCAACAGTGCAAGTAGGATTAGTATGTGCCTGTCCCCAAAGCGATGGTTTTCAGGTAACATTTGAGGATTTTCAAATTCAAACTCATAGTCATTAA
- a CDS encoding GAF domain-containing sensor histidine kinase, which yields MNINPSESTAEFTQAACHKFQIGKDLEDGSNPNQILSAIAQRICQSFDLNTILNFTVTESRRFLLSDRVLIYRLNSHGSGTIVAESTIVPGKPLLGMKITDTCFSAKHAERYKRGCIQIIEDIYAAGLHPCQIDFLSSLQIRANLVVPILCQQDLWGLLIAQHCCESRQWQQVEIDLLKQLATQLSIAIQQAQLHQRVQYLQTEMKLQHKCLVQNITEQIRDYIDTEKILATAIAELAKVLQVERCHIELYDNSQTFTTVAHEYTIIPPVYQGMKRWVRDFPELYHSLLQKQSLQFSEVLRDWNPNLVVVTQLACPIFDAEIVMGNIWLTKVTQELFAEWEIKLVQQVANQCAIAIRQARLYQLAQTQVNQLEKLENLKHEFLRSLSHELRTPITSISLAVQTLEAIIKQETVFNTDIVSQLLQILQNECQRESKLINDLLSLTYLEAEADILTVITIDLNSWLPPIVESFREVTICQQQQLFLHLAAELPLLETDITHLEHIVTELLSNACKYTPAGESITVTASATEQTVEISISNSGVEIATNELVRIFDPFYRLPQHNPWQYGGTGLGLALVQKLVKHLKGSIRVESTAASTTFILVLPRVIAM from the coding sequence ATGAATATTAATCCATCGGAATCCACCGCAGAGTTTACACAAGCAGCGTGTCATAAATTCCAAATAGGTAAAGATTTAGAAGATGGGAGTAATCCTAATCAAATATTGAGTGCGATCGCTCAACGAATTTGCCAATCTTTTGATTTAAATACGATTCTGAATTTCACAGTTACAGAATCACGCAGGTTCTTATTGAGCGATCGCGTACTGATTTACCGTCTTAATTCTCATGGTAGCGGGACTATAGTTGCAGAATCTACTATTGTTCCGGGTAAGCCATTGTTGGGAATGAAGATCACAGACACTTGCTTTAGCGCCAAGCACGCAGAACGCTACAAGCGGGGTTGTATCCAGATTATAGAAGATATTTATGCTGCCGGGCTGCATCCTTGTCAGATAGATTTCTTATCCTCTTTGCAGATCAGAGCTAATCTGGTAGTACCAATTTTATGCCAGCAGGATCTTTGGGGATTGCTAATTGCCCAGCATTGTTGTGAATCACGGCAATGGCAACAAGTAGAAATTGATTTACTCAAACAATTAGCAACCCAACTTAGTATTGCCATCCAACAGGCACAACTACATCAACGGGTGCAGTATCTGCAAACCGAAATGAAGTTGCAGCATAAATGCTTGGTGCAAAATATCACTGAGCAAATCCGTGATTATATAGATACAGAAAAGATTTTAGCAACTGCTATTGCTGAATTAGCAAAGGTGTTGCAGGTCGAGCGTTGTCACATTGAATTATATGATAATAGTCAGACTTTCACTACTGTTGCCCACGAGTACACTATCATCCCTCCTGTGTACCAAGGAATGAAACGATGGGTTAGAGATTTTCCCGAACTGTATCACTCACTATTACAAAAACAGTCACTGCAATTTAGTGAAGTTTTACGAGATTGGAATCCAAATTTAGTTGTAGTGACACAGCTAGCTTGTCCCATTTTTGATGCCGAAATAGTGATGGGAAATATTTGGCTGACTAAAGTCACTCAAGAACTGTTTGCAGAATGGGAAATTAAACTAGTACAGCAAGTAGCGAATCAATGTGCGATCGCGATTCGTCAAGCCAGACTTTATCAGCTAGCCCAGACACAAGTAAACCAACTCGAAAAACTTGAAAACCTCAAACACGAATTTCTCAGATCCCTTTCTCATGAATTGCGAACACCAATCACCAGTATTAGCCTAGCTGTACAAACTCTAGAAGCAATTATCAAGCAAGAAACAGTATTTAATACAGACATAGTGTCACAACTATTACAGATTTTACAGAACGAGTGTCAGCGAGAAAGCAAACTGATTAACGATTTACTCTCACTTACATATTTAGAAGCGGAAGCTGATATTTTAACTGTAATCACGATTGATCTCAACAGTTGGCTTCCTCCGATTGTGGAATCTTTTCGAGAAGTGACTATTTGTCAGCAACAACAGTTATTTTTGCATCTGGCTGCGGAACTGCCGCTTTTGGAAACAGATATTACTCATCTAGAACATATAGTTACAGAATTACTCAGCAATGCCTGTAAATATACTCCTGCGGGCGAATCAATTACCGTTACTGCATCTGCAACAGAGCAAACTGTAGAGATTAGCATTAGCAATTCTGGTGTTGAAATTGCAACCAATGAACTGGTACGTATTTTCGACCCATTTTACCGCCTTCCTCAACATAATCCTTGGCAATATGGTGGCACTGGACTCGGATTAGCACTAGTGCAGAAGCTGGTCAAACATTTAAAAGGCTCAATCCGTGTCGAAAGTACAGCAGCCTCTACTACCTTTATCTTAGTTTTACCCAGAGTGATCGCTATGTGA
- a CDS encoding DevA family ABC transporter ATP-binding protein, whose product MQPVISIKNLNHYFGQGNLCKQVLFDINLNIYAGEIVIMTGPSGSGKTTLLTLMGGLRYAQEGSLKIFDQEMCGTSKKQLTQIRRQIGYIFQAHNLLTFLTAKQNVRMSLELHEEMLNQALDAKATTILEQVGLGNRVNYYAEKLSGGQRQRVAIARALVSHPKIVLADEPTAALDKKSGRDVVELMHKLAKEKGCTILLVTHDNRILDIGDRIIYMEDGYLKNESTGTLVSNQVD is encoded by the coding sequence ATGCAACCTGTAATTTCAATTAAAAATCTCAATCATTACTTTGGGCAAGGTAATCTCTGCAAACAAGTATTATTTGACATTAACTTAAATATATATGCAGGAGAAATCGTGATTATGACTGGACCATCTGGTTCAGGTAAAACTACATTATTAACCTTGATGGGTGGCTTACGTTATGCACAAGAAGGAAGCTTAAAAATATTCGATCAAGAAATGTGCGGAACTAGTAAAAAACAGCTAACACAAATTCGTCGTCAAATTGGTTATATTTTTCAAGCCCATAACCTGTTGACATTTTTAACAGCAAAACAAAATGTCCGCATGTCTCTAGAATTACATGAAGAGATGCTAAATCAGGCTTTAGACGCCAAAGCAACTACGATTTTAGAACAAGTTGGTTTAGGAAATCGTGTTAATTATTATGCCGAAAAATTATCAGGTGGACAACGACAAAGAGTAGCGATCGCTCGGGCATTAGTCAGTCATCCTAAAATAGTTTTGGCAGATGAACCCACCGCCGCCCTTGATAAAAAATCCGGTCGAGATGTAGTAGAATTAATGCACAAATTAGCCAAAGAAAAAGGTTGTACAATTTTACTTGTTACCCATGATAACCGGATTTTAGATATAGGCGATCGCATCATTTATATGGAAGATGGCTATCTCAAAAATGAGAGTACAGGTACACTTGTTTCCAATCAAGTCGACTAA
- a CDS encoding DUF6463 family protein, translated as MFRVTGYILIAISIIHVVVGVWIFADPLTDIIQNGIFNTVAPNPFAPYFDREDAFWFMIAAPLLLTLGQLCCWAETQRITLPAFLGWNLLAISLVGVFIEPISGLWLLILPAFLILIASQRTTTKLLNLQNMKIQSCRTFRVWFRLFRRKIHPWFTLVTVGCKIIYSCGIKQDQEKVSFLLAITKIDFVGVYQLLNDLLW; from the coding sequence ATGTTTCGAGTTACCGGATATATTTTGATTGCTATTAGCATCATTCATGTTGTAGTTGGCGTCTGGATTTTTGCTGATCCGCTTACAGACATAATTCAGAATGGAATATTTAATACAGTTGCTCCTAATCCATTTGCTCCTTACTTTGATCGAGAAGATGCCTTCTGGTTTATGATAGCTGCCCCACTACTTTTGACTTTAGGACAACTATGTTGCTGGGCGGAAACTCAGAGAATCACCCTACCAGCTTTTCTCGGTTGGAATCTTCTGGCAATTTCTCTAGTTGGTGTATTTATTGAGCCTATATCAGGTTTATGGCTGTTGATATTACCAGCTTTTCTTATACTCATAGCATCACAAAGAACTACCACCAAACTCCTAAATCTACAGAATATGAAGATTCAGTCTTGTAGAACTTTCCGAGTTTGGTTTCGACTGTTCCGCAGAAAAATTCATCCTTGGTTCACTTTAGTTACAGTTGGTTGCAAAATCATTTACTCCTGTGGAATTAAACAGGATCAAGAGAAAGTCAGCTTCTTGCTAGCAATAACAAAAATCGACTTCGTAGGTGTTTATCAACTTTTAAATGATCTACTCTGGTGA
- a CDS encoding TetR/AcrR family transcriptional regulator, with protein MPKIVDHEQYRQELLMKSFDLFAEKGYASITMREIAKGLGVSTGTLYHYFPSKEALFLQLIEELTKQDILNFLAEAGDAQTLAERIKTLMNFIAKNEDYFFKQNLLMLDFYQQQERTEVLHNQTLRRVWDDAIQALASYLEIEDRAIAEFIYCFVNGLISARMFESDTISYTEQSELLVNMLTAYLENRQKETLSEKIRK; from the coding sequence ATGCCGAAGATTGTTGATCATGAACAGTATCGCCAAGAATTGTTGATGAAATCCTTTGATTTATTTGCTGAAAAAGGCTATGCGTCAATCACGATGCGCGAGATCGCTAAAGGTTTAGGGGTTTCTACCGGAACACTTTATCATTACTTTCCTAGTAAAGAAGCCTTATTTTTGCAGTTGATTGAAGAATTAACAAAGCAGGATATTCTCAATTTTCTGGCTGAAGCAGGAGATGCCCAAACTTTAGCAGAACGCATCAAAACTTTGATGAATTTTATTGCGAAAAACGAAGACTATTTTTTTAAACAAAATTTACTAATGCTTGATTTTTATCAGCAGCAAGAACGAACTGAGGTGTTACATAATCAAACTCTTAGAAGAGTTTGGGATGATGCCATACAAGCACTTGCCAGCTATTTAGAAATTGAAGATCGAGCGATCGCTGAGTTTATATATTGTTTTGTTAACGGCTTAATTTCAGCACGAATGTTTGAAAGCGATACCATTTCTTACACAGAACAAAGCGAGTTGCTGGTAAACATGTTAACTGCCTATCTAGAAAATAGACAAAAGGAAACTTTATCTGAAAAAATCAGGAAATAA
- a CDS encoding ABC exporter membrane fusion protein encodes MTQQFLSNPSTQKLIGLVITATALTSAIAFYGISQAGLLSKSEPPPVETPPVKKVTALGRLQPEGEVISLSAPLALDGDRLDKWLVKESDRVKTGQVLAILDSQKPLQDAVTQAKEQVKIAQAKLAQVKAGAKTGEIQAQQANINRIQTEQATEIQAQTATIARLRAEQQTQTQAQKANIGRLTAELANAKLEFQRHQTLYQHGAISASLLDSKRLAFQSAQQELAEAQANLQRIQTSRQQELAEAQANLKRIQTSRQEELKSAKATLNQIAEVRAVDVQTAQAEVDNAIATLKQAQTNLEQAYIRAPFPGQILKIHTHAGEKIADAGIAELGQTNQMLVVAEVYQTDIGKIQLGQQAVITGQAFSGELRGKVSHIGLQVNKQNVFSNQPGENLDRRVVEVKIHLNPEDSTRVGSLTNLQVQTAIEL; translated from the coding sequence ATGACTCAACAATTTCTCTCAAACCCTTCTACTCAAAAACTGATCGGATTAGTAATAACAGCCACTGCCTTGACTAGTGCGATCGCATTCTATGGCATCTCCCAAGCTGGCTTACTCAGCAAATCTGAACCTCCACCTGTAGAAACTCCTCCTGTCAAAAAAGTCACAGCCCTCGGACGCCTGCAACCAGAAGGAGAAGTCATTAGCTTATCTGCACCTTTAGCGCTAGATGGCGATCGCTTAGATAAATGGCTTGTCAAAGAAAGCGATCGCGTCAAAACAGGACAAGTTCTGGCAATTTTAGATTCTCAAAAACCCTTGCAAGATGCCGTCACCCAAGCCAAAGAACAAGTGAAAATCGCCCAAGCTAAACTAGCACAAGTAAAAGCAGGGGCAAAAACCGGAGAAATTCAAGCACAGCAAGCAAATATTAATCGAATTCAGACAGAACAAGCTACAGAAATTCAGGCACAAACAGCAACCATAGCCCGTTTAAGGGCAGAACAACAAACACAAACCCAAGCCCAGAAAGCCAATATCGGGCGTTTAACAGCAGAATTGGCGAATGCCAAATTGGAATTCCAACGCCATCAAACACTATATCAACACGGGGCAATCTCTGCATCTTTACTAGATAGCAAACGCTTAGCATTCCAAAGCGCACAACAAGAACTAGCCGAAGCCCAAGCCAACCTTCAACGCATCCAAACATCCCGACAACAAGAACTAGCCGAAGCCCAAGCCAACCTCAAACGTATTCAAACATCTCGACAAGAAGAATTAAAATCAGCGAAAGCAACTCTTAACCAAATCGCCGAAGTTCGTGCTGTTGATGTACAAACAGCACAAGCAGAAGTAGACAATGCGATCGCCACACTCAAACAAGCACAAACAAACCTAGAACAAGCTTATATCCGCGCCCCATTCCCAGGACAAATTCTCAAGATTCACACCCACGCCGGCGAAAAAATTGCTGATGCTGGGATTGCTGAACTCGGACAAACTAACCAAATGCTAGTAGTAGCAGAAGTATATCAAACTGATATTGGCAAAATTCAACTTGGGCAGCAAGCAGTAATTACCGGACAGGCTTTTTCTGGAGAGTTGCGAGGAAAAGTTTCACACATCGGCTTGCAAGTGAACAAACAAAACGTCTTTAGCAACCAACCAGGAGAAAATTTAGATCGCCGCGTAGTTGAAGTCAAAATTCACCTCAACCCAGAAGATAGTACACGAGTAGGTAGTTTGACTAACTTACAAGTGCAGACAGCAATTGAGTTGTAG
- a CDS encoding Uma2 family endonuclease: protein MVEQLLINNDDYYIPDASQLVTEDDTPVDNFASAKQQRLLVSSLYSSLQNQTFLAESNVGIYHTYRQPAIVPNVFLSLDVQVPQNWWEKQNRCYMLWEFGKPPEVAIEIVSNKEDDELGNKLRIYEQMRVSYYVVYDPTQQLGEQQLRVYEIRGRRYSETSETWLEQVGLGLTLWQGEFEGRQDMWLRWCYQDGTLLATGDERAKVAEQRATQLAEKL, encoded by the coding sequence ATGGTTGAGCAACTTTTAATCAATAATGATGATTACTACATACCAGACGCTAGCCAGCTAGTTACCGAAGATGATACACCTGTGGATAATTTTGCTTCTGCTAAACAACAACGCTTGTTAGTTAGCTCTCTTTACAGTTCGTTACAAAACCAAACTTTTCTAGCTGAGTCTAACGTAGGCATTTACCATACCTACAGACAACCCGCCATTGTACCCAATGTTTTTCTCAGCCTTGATGTGCAAGTGCCACAAAACTGGTGGGAAAAGCAAAATCGTTGCTACATGCTTTGGGAATTTGGCAAACCTCCAGAAGTAGCGATTGAAATAGTTTCTAATAAAGAAGATGATGAACTGGGAAATAAACTACGAATTTATGAACAAATGCGGGTAAGTTATTACGTAGTATATGACCCCACCCAGCAATTAGGAGAACAACAATTGCGTGTTTATGAAATTAGGGGAAGACGCTACTCCGAAACTTCTGAAACTTGGTTAGAACAAGTCGGTTTAGGCTTAACCCTCTGGCAAGGTGAATTTGAAGGTAGGCAAGATATGTGGTTACGGTGGTGCTACCAAGATGGTACGCTGCTAGCAACTGGAGATGAACGTGCAAAAGTTGCTGAACAACGGGCTACGCAATTAGCTGAAAAACTGTGA
- a CDS encoding peptidoglycan-binding protein codes for MSDWNKQKLSNSATMRLLSVALTLAFLNIAGQALALGRGNSGPQVTSIQRCLQRLGYYNGPINGNFGPLTENAVKKFQQAKKIPTIGQVGPQTQRALQAACQPRQSNSSSSNVLKVGSRGAAVTQLQQSLRTLGYYKGLVTGYFGQETEQAVIRFQQSKRLQADGVAGANTLQIIRTSLASRPSNSVGGIDKYPNALNEGDAGPQVLQLQKNLAQLGYFQANPTGNFGSVTKDAVVRFQRDYGLTANGIVDGQTWTAISTNANYANNKTSGCSSTSGFICLGENSPRVVAVQQSLRQQGLFNREITGYYGTETRDGVAQFQQTAGLNPTGFVDFQTWQALGLTNNNSTGGENPNIENRYVVIVPIRDVNTLEQVRQFVPQAFAVKSKLGDYVNAGAFRDRPEAERRSSQLRDRGFDARVEYF; via the coding sequence ATGAGTGACTGGAATAAGCAGAAGTTATCTAATAGTGCGACAATGCGGCTTTTATCTGTAGCATTGACTTTGGCATTTCTCAATATAGCAGGGCAAGCATTAGCACTAGGAAGAGGAAATAGCGGTCCCCAAGTCACAAGTATTCAGAGATGTTTGCAAAGGTTAGGGTACTACAATGGCCCAATCAATGGCAATTTTGGTCCCTTGACAGAAAATGCTGTTAAAAAATTCCAGCAAGCAAAGAAGATTCCTACAATTGGCCAAGTGGGGCCACAAACTCAACGTGCATTGCAAGCTGCATGTCAACCTCGGCAATCTAACAGTAGCAGTAGTAATGTTCTCAAGGTAGGTAGTAGGGGAGCAGCAGTCACACAACTACAACAATCTTTGCGAACATTGGGTTACTATAAAGGCCTGGTAACAGGTTATTTTGGTCAAGAAACAGAGCAAGCTGTGATTCGATTCCAGCAATCTAAAAGATTGCAAGCTGATGGTGTGGCTGGTGCAAACACTTTGCAAATAATACGTACCAGTTTGGCATCAAGACCAAGTAATAGTGTTGGTGGAATTGATAAATATCCCAATGCCTTGAATGAAGGTGATGCAGGTCCGCAAGTATTACAATTACAAAAGAATTTAGCACAGTTGGGTTATTTTCAAGCGAATCCTACAGGTAATTTTGGCTCTGTCACCAAAGATGCTGTAGTACGTTTTCAGCGTGATTACGGACTCACAGCTAATGGTATTGTCGATGGACAAACTTGGACAGCAATATCCACCAATGCAAACTATGCCAATAACAAAACTTCTGGTTGTTCATCAACAAGCGGTTTTATCTGTTTGGGTGAAAACAGTCCGCGCGTTGTCGCCGTGCAACAAAGTTTACGTCAACAGGGGCTCTTTAATCGCGAGATTACAGGTTACTACGGTACAGAAACTAGAGATGGTGTTGCCCAATTTCAGCAAACTGCTGGACTCAATCCCACTGGATTTGTAGATTTTCAAACCTGGCAAGCATTGGGATTAACTAATAACAACTCTACAGGAGGAGAAAACCCCAATATTGAAAACCGCTATGTGGTAATTGTACCAATTCGCGATGTCAATACTCTTGAGCAAGTTCGTCAATTTGTGCCCCAAGCATTTGCAGTCAAATCAAAACTGGGAGATTATGTCAATGCTGGCGCATTTCGCGATCGCCCCGAAGCCGAAAGACGTTCTAGTCAGTTACGCGATCGCGGTTTTGATGCACGGGTAGAATATTTTTAA